A region of the Aethina tumida isolate Nest 87 chromosome 3, icAetTumi1.1, whole genome shotgun sequence genome:
TGCCCATGATCAATTCaaccaaaaactaaaaataccaAAGTAATGTGAtcaaagataataaatatgtgaagAGATACACGAATAATCaacttaaaataactttatctttataaaatctatcatttacatttaaaaaactgcttatcaattaattaattaattaatacgtgTCGAACggtttttttccatatttattatacaaatggaCCCATTCAAAATAATGTTCACTCTTCGGATTGATTTTCATTGTCAAATTCGAGTCGATGTCCAAATAATTCAAGAAGTCCGGTTCCATTTTTAaccatttaatttgttgtaataattCGCTTCTATCCGGCGTtggatttctaaaattatgataGCTGCATCAATGTTGTTACActcgatattaattaattgtttacagGAACTTTACGAAATTCGAATACATTTTAACATATCTCTTCGATGTTAGAATGTCACTTTCTGGATAATCCAGCAAATCGTCGTTTCCGTTCAATACCCAAAGATAATTCGCATCCGCAGTGTGGGAACTTTTTCCGAGACCTGAAATTATGTCACTCGTACATTCAGTTgtctctttttttattattattattattattattaataataatattacgaTTACGAttgctattattattattattatattaacctTCAGGTTGTGGAAAGGTAGTGCGACTCAGTTTTCCGTAGTAGgaaaattggtaaaaataaacgtCAGTGTAAGTTGACTGAAGCTGAGCGTATCTTATTAAAGGCCTGTTGAAGCATGTAtcactaaaatactaaaactcgATTAGTGAACGGACAACAAAATACATCGTTATTGATTACTTTAACAGAGGCAATAAGATCGTCAGCAAGTAAACCTCCGGTATATAACTTTCGAATAATTTGTCCCAAAgccaatttttcagtatcgTTAGTAACGTGCATGTCTTCGGGCACCAGCAAACGTGGATTAGAATCGAAAGTTTGcatgtacaatttaaaattattcgtgTCTGCGTATCTATAAAGTTCTTCCTCCGAACTAATTCCCATCAAAATGGGCACCCTATTAAACGATCCTGTTTCTAGAAGCCCGTACATTTTCCTGTTTAAGAACGCACTTTCGTTGTCCACCTCCGTGACGGGAGCAAAATAAAATCCTTGTGCCATTTGATCAGTGTAGGAAagctaaaatataaacgatTTCCTgcataatcaaaaaaaaacactaaacTACTATATACCCTGATGTTGAGAgatgcattttttaaatccgCATTAGAAACCGTTTGCAGGAATGTGAACATTTCTTTGGTGGAGTTATTCCTTTGAAACAGGGGATTAATGTTGTTTGCAACTTGATAAGCAACTTCCACGTGATGTCTTTGATATGCCCATGGATTTAAAGCGGAACCACTTAAGGCTATCGCCGCTCGGAACGTTCCTGAAACAATCTTcgtgtaaacattttattaacattacgATTACGAAGCACACCTCCACATCGTCTACTCAACAACTGATAGGTAGCGGAAGCTGCCCCTGCACTCACTCCCATCACTGTGACTTTGCGAGGATCACCGCCGAACAAATGAATGTTGGTTTGTACCCATTTCAAAGCCAGACATTGGTCCTTTAGTCCCGCGTTTCCGGGTATCACTTTGTCACCGGTTGACAAAAAACCCCACGGTCCGATTCTATAATACGTAGTGACGACAACGAGATTCTCTCGCATGAAATAATGGGGTCCTAATGCGTCGAAAGTGGCCACACCGTTCATGAATCCGCCTCcgtaaatttgaaacaaaacgGGCAGTTTTGTTCTCATACAGGGTggctaaaatttaatcaagtcAAGTTTATTGgacttttaaatgaaaaaaattattacgacGGGCGTGTAAACGTTGAGCAACAGACAATCTTCCGTTTCGTACGGAAAAGATCCGTAAACGTTGAAGCATAATTTCCTGCTTTCGGTACAGTCCAAAACGCCAGTCCAGCTCTTTACGGGTTTTGGAGCCTGAAAACCACAACTCAATAtgacataaattattgtttctagCACAAGTTTAACCTGGAATCTTAAAGGGCCAACAGGTGGCTGTCCAAATGGAATTTCAGTGTATGAATAAAATGGACAACTACTCGGACAACTGTAGTCGGAACAATTATTCCCAATAACTTTCCCTCTAATCGTGCCAGTTGGAAGATCGATGATCGGGTCATTCCCAaactaaatgattaaattaaatataaataattatgtttcgtGCCACTTCTTACCACTGAAgttgtcattaaaaataaacaaaatatggaGTTCATGTTAAACagcttttgttttaatttaaaaccaataaatagTCTGGTGGTATTTCAAAACGACACGATGTGTTATACATTCTGGGGcgatacatttattaagataaatgAGTGATAAGgagtgtaatttttttattctttggcaatatatattttttcgcagATAAATAAGGCATTGGCCTTCAATTAGCAACACAAATTAATcagtgaattttattaaacgttaCTTTCtacaattgtatatatatgtcGCAGCGCGGTCAGGATTATGGGCCATttcgaattttaaataatacgcaaatagtccttacaatgtaattgaactaacaggcacaggattataactaatagtcaaacaattagGAGTCGCATGAAACGCGGTGATCCCGACGGTTATGCCAAGCCAAGCCAAGACTTCTACTCAGCTTCCCTGACGGAGCTTGACTGTCCGCCCTCGCAGGTCTCCTCTACCGTCACCCTCGGTTCGAGTACCATACTTATAGTACTTGGGTGGAATCAGCGGAAGTGCTAAGCAGGGGATGGTACTCGAACCGAGGGTGACGGTAGAGGAGACCTGCGAGGGCGGACAGGGAAGCTGTGTAGAAGTCTTGGCTTGGCATAACCGTCCCATTGTACATTGGgacactgtatatttttaattttttatattctacatgtaattggCAGTAAAATGTTTACATTGTACTGTgtagcaattttatttaaaaatatacattcaaaataaattagaaaagtagttcaagttaaactataatttcaatcaatcaaaacataattaatttctgaaattaaaatgcggaaaataataattgtcactAAATATTACGAAAATACTtctcaaacaacaaaaatcgaaaaaattcTTAGAAATATCAATTGTATACGATTGCCACACAGTTatcacaatttacaatttgtgaaaattaaCGAAAATTATGTGATTGTGTTCCacagtattttaatgaaattgatgtgtaattatttcttaaacaattttattaaacaatcttAATGTAACATACTCAAAATttgtattgatgttccgtttCAATacgcgagtagacacgttcatcatttttgtcACTGTATATATACAGTGCGAAACATGCTCtccgtgtctggatgttgtaagagatggatgcacgacaaagagaatAAAATTTGGCCCGGTAGTAGGAATCCCCattctcagagacaatgcgccgtgctagTGCGCGCTGGCGcaccatataaattaatctttgcgaatgcatttagtaactctccatgtGCGTAGGTTAGGTAtagcaaaaacaaaaataagtattctaaaaataaacttcttttttcaaaataatttttttagcactgtatatatatatatatatatatatatatatatatatatatatattcatgaGTATTAAAGAAGGATGAAACTAGCTTTTGGACGATGCGCCATCAAGTAGGCTAGGTAAATTTGTGTGGCACGCAtattcaattgttattttaaaaaatcgcaGGAGAAGGGAAAACTTtcgatttttgttatttgagaATCATTTCCATAAGATTTATGGTGACAATCATTATTTtctccatttaaattattattaatattttaaaatttcaaccaGGGAATTCACAGAACACCGTAACAATAGGCAAACATGAACTCTTACTGTAATGGTGGTTGTCTAAAATAGATGCGACGTCTAAACATCAATTCACAACAAACATAACGATAAAACTAACCTAAAAAcgaatgtcaaaattaaatgactGCATAAAATCGGCAAAGATAAAATGTATCAGTCATTATTGAAAGATTCAAAATTGCAATTCGGAGCATTAACTTTTTTTGCGAAGGAACACAAAGGCGACTCGTGCGGCAGCAACGGTTTACCACTGACACccaattctataataatatacgGAAACgcccaaattttaaaaacgttaAACCATCCGTTTCTATGtcaatatttagatataatcCGCGGAAAACACGGTACACGTTTCTTATATTTGTTTCGATTAGGAtcgatttgaatttttctgtattttacaGAGAGAACGATTGTTGTGTCACAATTCTGTGGCAAATCTTTATCCACATATATTGAAAgagaattatttgatttagatgatataataaaaattgcttaTCAAGTTATTGAGGGTGTGAATGAACTGCACAAGAATAATATCATCCACAGGAATCTGAGCAATGAAAATATCCTTCTTCAGGACAACAACGACATAAAACTGTTTAACTATGGACTTTATCATATGACTGGAGAAAAtaagcttgtctcttttcctaTTTTGTATGACACTCtatgaaaatatacaaattttgttattgaaaattgtgttCTTTCAGACAGGTTCTTTATACAGCACCAGAAGTTTATTTACAACAGCCAAATGAATGTTTGCATGATCCAAAAGTGGATGTTTGGTCCATAGGTATAGTTTTAGCAGAACTACTACTGAACAAACTTCTATGGAACAACTTAAAGTTGGGTCAAAGAATCAGGAAGGTTTTGAGTCTATtacaatgtaataatttgGTGTTTGAAAGAATTGCTAGGGAGCACAActgttatgaaaaatatttagtaagttgtttaatttatgcttTCCCCTTCTGGCACCAACAAATgatattccaaaaatattttaggctCTTCCAGAGGACATAAAGGAACTAGTAAACATGTGCCTGAACATCTACTCAAAAGACAGACCAACTTGTGAAGACCTCctaaacaaaactattttcaaaCCGTttaaagagtcatcaaattcACCCCACAGTAAAGTCTGTGAACCATTTGAGGTGTTTACAATTAAAGAGTTCTACCATTGGTGGCAACTTGCTGGAGGTGATGTTCttcaagaattaaaaaaacaggGTTTAATCAGATCTAGCCCACCAATTCTCTCTCTACCAAAGTAAGGGTCAACATActcttcaataatttataaatatgaacacAATTTCAGTGTGGTTTTGATAGAGGGAAATGTATTGGGCCAAAAAAGAAACCCGGCAACATTATTTGATCCAAGAGTTATCACCATGCCTTTGGGGGCATTATATCAAAGATTCATGCACATTCCATTAAGTGCTTATTATCCTTTGATTCTAACGAAATCTGAGGTCATTTTGAAAGCTGAACCTCCACCATATGATGCCACAGGTTTACCCTTGATCATCAAGGAACGTGACCCTGAGTATCAGTTCCACAGAATTGTACTTTTTAGGCGACTGCTATATGTATGTAATtgccacttttttattttgcatatgtgaatatttgaattttgtagGGATATCCCTATTGCAAAGACAGGATTTTGAAGGAAGCAGAAATTGATATTCCTCCTTTGTTAAGGGGGGAGATTTGGTTTGCACTTTTGAATGTTAAGGGTGATTATGAAAGGGAATACATGAGGATTGATAAGGAAACCCCTACTTCAACAGATCGGCAGGTGAAATTGAACACAGAAACAGATTGCAgatatataattgaattgaattgcaTGAGTTACTgatcaaataatattgatttacgtaaaaaataataattaaataagaaaaaaccaTTTTTAGACCATTATTCATATGTTTTAGATTGAAGTTGATATTCCCAGATGTCATCAATACAATGAACTATTATCCTCATCAGAAGGCCACAGAAAActgaaaagaattttaaaagcttGGGTTTATAAAAACTCTCAGTACGTTTATTGGCAAGGATTGGACTCCTTAACTGctccatttttatatttgaacttTAACAATGAAGGtaatagtttcaaatttttcaaatttaatgattttgttattgttgtttttagcTAAAGCATTTGCTTGTCTTTCGGCTTTTGTGCCCAAATATCTGCACCAGTTCTTCCTCAAGGATAACTCGGCAGTAATTCAGGAATATTTAGCGAAATTTTCTCAGTTAATCGCCTTTCACGACCCCCAACTCGCCAAccatttaaatgaaatcaaCTTTTACCCTGAATTGTTCGCCATTCCCTGGTTTCTAACCGTATTTTCCCGTATGTTTACCTTAGTCTTCATATATGTCaccatattattaattattatgctaCAGATGTTTTTCCGTTGTACAAAATCTTACATTTGTGGGACAAACTTTTACTGGGTGATTCATCGTATCCTCTTCACATCGGTTTGTCGGTTTTGACACAACTAAGAGACAGGTTATTAACATCCGGATTTAACGAGTGCATTTTACTGTTCTCCGATTTGCCCGAAGTCGACATCGAAAAATGCGTTGTCCTTTCTAGCCAGACTTTCGAAAACACGCCTAAAAGTATCACCCACCGTGAACACGAAAATCCCCAATTTCACCAAAAGGACGAATTTGTATGTTAGCTTATGTATTTGAGTTATTGGTTTTAAGAGATAAGTTTTAGGATATATCCGGGGTTACCTTGCAGGAGCTACAGAAGGAAAAGTTCCCTAGAATAAGCACTAATGATGTTGTGAAACTGGTCAGAAACAAACCTGAGAAATTGTTGATTGTTGACATAAGAAATCCCCCACAGTATGTCAACAAAGGTACGGCCACGGctactttttaaatgtgtatgtTACAGGTTTCAGAGGTCTTGCGTAAAAAGAAGCATAAACGTTCCGTTTTCGAGTGTTCCTTTTGGagaatcaaaaattgaaagtttggGTCCCAACGGatccattattaaaaacagtaaagaaaaaattatcgtTATAGTAGGTAACGAAGAAACCGACGTGGAATTGGTAACAATAACCTAaacattaaa
Encoded here:
- the LOC109608553 gene encoding TBC domain-containing protein kinase-like protein, encoding MYQSLLKDSKLQFGALTFFAKEHKGDSCGSNGLPLTPNSIIIYGNAQILKTLNHPFLCQYLDIIRGKHERTIVVSQFCGKSLSTYIERELFDLDDIIKIAYQVIEGVNELHKNNIIHRNLSNENILLQDNNDIKLFNYGLYHMTGENKLVSFPILQVLYTAPEVYLQQPNECLHDPKVDVWSIGIVLAELLLNKLLWNNLKLGQRIRKVLSLLQCNNLVFERIAREHNCYEKYLALPEDIKELVNMCLNIYSKDRPTCEDLLNKTIFKPFKESSNSPHSKVCEPFEVFTIKEFYHWWQLAGGDVLQELKKQGLIRSSPPILSLPNVVLIEGNVLGQKRNPATLFDPRVITMPLGALYQRFMHIPLSAYYPLILTKSEVILKAEPPPYDATGLPLIIKERDPEYQFHRIVLFRRLLYGYPYCKDRILKEAEIDIPPLLRGEIWFALLNVKGDYEREYMRIDKETPTSTDRQIEVDIPRCHQYNELLSSSEGHRKLKRILKAWVYKNSQYVYWQGLDSLTAPFLYLNFNNEAKAFACLSAFVPKYLHQFFLKDNSAVIQEYLAKFSQLIAFHDPQLANHLNEINFYPELFAIPWFLTVFSHVFPLYKILHLWDKLLLGDSSYPLHIGLSVLTQLRDRLLTSGFNECILLFSDLPEVDIEKCVVLSSQTFENTPKSITHREHENPQFHQKDEFDISGVTLQELQKEKFPRISTNDVVKLVRNKPEKLLIVDIRNPPQFQRSCVKRSINVPFSSVPFGESKIESLGPNGSIIKNSKEKIIVIVGNEETDVELLPKFLLKCKISKVCVLHGGFGVISKVSPSVLTQGH
- the LOC109608526 gene encoding putative inactive carboxylesterase 4 isoform X2, with product MNSIFCLFLMTTSVFGNDPIIDLPTGTIRGKVIGNNCSDYSCPSSCPFYSYTEIPFGQPPVGPLRFQAPKPVKSWTGVLDCTESRKLCFNVYGSFPYETEDCLLLNVYTPVPPCMRTKLPVLFQIYGGGFMNGVATFDALGPHYFMRENLVVVTTYYRIGPWGFLSTGDKVIPGNAGLKDQCLALKWVQTNIHLFGGDPRKVTVMGVSAGAASATYQLLSRRCGGTFRAAIALSGSALNPWAYQRHHVEVAYQVANNINPLFQRNNSTKEMFTFLQTVSNADLKNASLNIRLSYTDQMAQGFYFAPVTEVDNESAFLNRKMYGLLETGSFNRVPILMGISSEEELYRYADTNNFKLYMQTFDSNPRLLVPEDMHVTNDTEKLALGQIIRKLYTGGLLADDLIASVK
- the LOC109608526 gene encoding venom carboxylesterase-6-like isoform X1; this encodes MNSIFCLFLMTTSVFGNDPIIDLPTGTIRGKVIGNNCSDYSCPSSCPFYSYTEIPFGQPPVGPLRFQAPKPVKSWTGVLDCTESRKLCFNVYGSFPYETEDCLLLNVYTPVPPCMRTKLPVLFQIYGGGFMNGVATFDALGPHYFMRENLVVVTTYYRIGPWGFLSTGDKVIPGNAGLKDQCLALKWVQTNIHLFGGDPRKVTVMGVSAGAASATYQLLSRRCGGTFRAAIALSGSALNPWAYQRHHVEVAYQVANNINPLFQRNNSTKEMFTFLQTVSNADLKNASLNIRLSYTDQMAQGFYFAPVTEVDNESAFLNRKMYGLLETGSFNRVPILMGISSEEELYRYADTNNFKLYMQTFDSNPRLLVPEDMHVTNDTEKLALGQIIRKLYTGGLLADDLIASVKYFSDTCFNRPLIRYAQLQSTYTDVYFYQFSYYGKLSRTTFPQPEGLGKSSHTADANYLWVLNGNDDLLDYPESDILTSKRYVKMYSNFVKFLNPTPDRSELLQQIKWLKMEPDFLNYLDIDSNLTMKINPKSEHYFEWVHLYNKYGKKPFDTY